From Mytilus edulis chromosome 8, xbMytEdul2.2, whole genome shotgun sequence, one genomic window encodes:
- the LOC139486060 gene encoding heat shock 70 kDa protein 12A-like isoform X1, protein MGNKQSTTSAEPSRPSTAPPAPRGSDKKPAAKTPTKTSQEDSKTTTTSRQPSEKTKTPDKTTSAEPPKRPSKKTESPPLRSRSADLSKRNRTSASEAKQDGANIVKDIENKKKNKLLVAAIDFGTTYSGYACLTKDDFENDKGDNSKIHCPHWEREAGLSYKAPTSVLFRPNKTFHSFGFEAEKYYHENSDNIDFKEWYFYKHFKMKLYTDKDELTQDTIIEDSREAGNRMKAVDVFAAVIKYFKDHLLKHFKDRHDDKEYLNNNDIHWVITVPAIWDLKAKQFMKDAALKAGISGDQLTLALEPEAASLYCRKVPVSVETTKDGGKAIAAMQNGSQYIVFDQGGGTTDITVHEVTGQNTLKEIHQACGGHYGGTTVNAEFYKFLTTLLSGPVIKEIRDKHPSEYFDFMTAFEHKKTSFSVDEKSMITLRIPVVWMEVFKDNTDETLEEAILDSAYNGKVTMQKDKLRMKYELFRKFFDYSINNVLRVFEDLFKKPTIANIRTVLAVGGYSESPVLINAIKEKFPKLTIIVPKDPGLAVLKGAVLYGFEPQAITERVSQYTYGVAMQKPYDPDLYDESKISTIRGHDGKRMVDDVFDKHIEIGKVCKIGEFEQEHDYYPLVNEHIYAYFEFYASELKSPKYTTDPKCQMIGTFSVKISKAGKIFLKLNASGTEILGIVREEETGKESRAYFSLM, encoded by the exons ATGGGTAATAAGCAAAGCACG ACAAGTGCGGAACCGTCGAGGCCTAGTACAGCGCCACCAGCACCACGG gGAAGTGACAAAAAACCTGCTGCCAAAACGCCAACCAAAACATCACAGGAAGATTCGAAAACAACCACCACCTCTAGACAACCAAGTGAAAAGACAAAAACACCTGACAAAACAACGTCTGCTGAACCTCCGAAAAGGCCTTCCAAAAAAACAGAG TCACCTCCACTACGCAGTCGCAGTGCAGACTTGTCAAAGAGAAACCGAACATCAGCTTCCGAG GCGAAACAAGATGGTGCCAATATTGTCAAAGACATTGAG aacaaaaagaaaaacaaacttctAGTCGCTGCAATTGACTTTGGGACAACATATTCAGGATATGCCTGCTTAACTAAGGacgattttgaaaatgataaaggTGACAACTCTAAAATACATTGTCCGCACTGGGAACGAGAAGCAGGCTTAAGTTACAAGGCACCTACGTCCGTTTTATTTCGTCCAAATAAAACCTTCCATAGTTTCGGATTTGAGGCGGAGAAATATTACCACGAAAATTCTGATAATATTGACTTCAAAGAATGGTACTTCTATAAACACTTTAAAATGAAACTCTACACAGATAAG GATGAGTTAACGCAAGATACGATCATAGAAGACAGCAGGGAAGCTGGAAACAGAATGAAAGCTGTGGATGTATTTGCCGCCGTCATTAAATACTTTAAGGACCATTTACTAAAGCACTTCAAAGACAGACATGACGACAAGGAGTATTTAAACAACAATGATATTCATTGGGTGATTACGGTACCGGCTATCTGGGATTTAAAGGCAAAGCAGTTTATGAAAGACGCAGCATTAAAG GCAGGAATATCTGGTGATCAGCTGACTTTAGCTTTGGAACCTGAGGCAGCATCGTTGTATTGTCGAAAAGTTCCTGTTTCAGTGGAGACAACAAAGGATGGTGGAAAGGCTATTGCAGCAATGCAGAATGGATCACAGTACATCGTTTTCGACCAAGGAG GTGGTACTACAGATATAACAGTACATGAAGTAACTGGTCAGAATACACTGAAGGAAATTCACCAGGCTTGCGGAGGTCATTATGGTGGTACTACAGTCAATGCCGAATTCTACAAATTTTTGACGACCCTATTAAGTGGACCGGTAATAAAAGAGATTCGCGATAAGCATCCCTCCGAATATTTCGATTTTATGACAGCTTTCGAACACAAGAAGACATCATTCTCCGTTGATGAGAAATCCATGATAACTCTCAGGATTCCTGTTGTCTGGATGGAAGTGTTTAAAGACAACACAGATGAAACTTTAGAGGAAGCTATCTTGGATTCGGCCTACAATGGCAAAGTCACAATGCAGAAAGATAAACTAAGAATGAAATATGAACTTTTCCGCAAGTTTTTCGACTATTCAATTAACAATGTACTGAGAGTATTCGAAGACCTGTTTAAAAAACCAACAATAGCAAATATAAGAACAGTGTTGGCTGTTGGTGGTTATTCCGAATCACCTGTTCTTATAAACGCCATAAAAGAGAAGTTTCCAAAGCTTACAATTATAGTTCCGAAAGACCCAGGTCTCGCCGTGTTGAAAGGGGCAGTTTTGTATGGGTTCGAACCGCAGGCAATTACGGAAAGGGTATCACAATATACATACGGTGTAGCCATGCAGAAACCGTATGATCCGGATCTTTACGACGAAAGCAAAATTTCAACTATACGTGGACATGATGGTAAACGCATGGTTGATGACGTTTTTGATAAACATATCGAAATTGGAAAGGTTTGTAAAATTGGAGAATTTGAACAGGAGCACGATTACTACCCATTGGTTAATGAACATATTTATgcttattttgaattttatgcaaGCGAACTGAAATCGCCAAAATATACGACAGATCCAAAATGCCAAATGATAGGAACTTTTTCcgtgaaaatttcaaaagctgGTAAAATTTTTCTGAAGCTAAACGCCAGTGGTACAGAAATATTAGGAATAGTCCGCGAGGAAGAGACGGGAAAGGAAAGTCGTGCTTACTTTAGTTTGATGTAG
- the LOC139486060 gene encoding heat shock 70 kDa protein 12A-like isoform X2 — protein sequence MGNKQSTTSAEPSRPSTAPPAPRGSDKKPAAKTPTKTSQEDSKTTTTSRQPSEKTKTPDKTTSAEPPKRPSKKTEAKQDGANIVKDIENKKKNKLLVAAIDFGTTYSGYACLTKDDFENDKGDNSKIHCPHWEREAGLSYKAPTSVLFRPNKTFHSFGFEAEKYYHENSDNIDFKEWYFYKHFKMKLYTDKDELTQDTIIEDSREAGNRMKAVDVFAAVIKYFKDHLLKHFKDRHDDKEYLNNNDIHWVITVPAIWDLKAKQFMKDAALKAGISGDQLTLALEPEAASLYCRKVPVSVETTKDGGKAIAAMQNGSQYIVFDQGGGTTDITVHEVTGQNTLKEIHQACGGHYGGTTVNAEFYKFLTTLLSGPVIKEIRDKHPSEYFDFMTAFEHKKTSFSVDEKSMITLRIPVVWMEVFKDNTDETLEEAILDSAYNGKVTMQKDKLRMKYELFRKFFDYSINNVLRVFEDLFKKPTIANIRTVLAVGGYSESPVLINAIKEKFPKLTIIVPKDPGLAVLKGAVLYGFEPQAITERVSQYTYGVAMQKPYDPDLYDESKISTIRGHDGKRMVDDVFDKHIEIGKVCKIGEFEQEHDYYPLVNEHIYAYFEFYASELKSPKYTTDPKCQMIGTFSVKISKAGKIFLKLNASGTEILGIVREEETGKESRAYFSLM from the exons ATGGGTAATAAGCAAAGCACG ACAAGTGCGGAACCGTCGAGGCCTAGTACAGCGCCACCAGCACCACGG gGAAGTGACAAAAAACCTGCTGCCAAAACGCCAACCAAAACATCACAGGAAGATTCGAAAACAACCACCACCTCTAGACAACCAAGTGAAAAGACAAAAACACCTGACAAAACAACGTCTGCTGAACCTCCGAAAAGGCCTTCCAAAAAAACAGAG GCGAAACAAGATGGTGCCAATATTGTCAAAGACATTGAG aacaaaaagaaaaacaaacttctAGTCGCTGCAATTGACTTTGGGACAACATATTCAGGATATGCCTGCTTAACTAAGGacgattttgaaaatgataaaggTGACAACTCTAAAATACATTGTCCGCACTGGGAACGAGAAGCAGGCTTAAGTTACAAGGCACCTACGTCCGTTTTATTTCGTCCAAATAAAACCTTCCATAGTTTCGGATTTGAGGCGGAGAAATATTACCACGAAAATTCTGATAATATTGACTTCAAAGAATGGTACTTCTATAAACACTTTAAAATGAAACTCTACACAGATAAG GATGAGTTAACGCAAGATACGATCATAGAAGACAGCAGGGAAGCTGGAAACAGAATGAAAGCTGTGGATGTATTTGCCGCCGTCATTAAATACTTTAAGGACCATTTACTAAAGCACTTCAAAGACAGACATGACGACAAGGAGTATTTAAACAACAATGATATTCATTGGGTGATTACGGTACCGGCTATCTGGGATTTAAAGGCAAAGCAGTTTATGAAAGACGCAGCATTAAAG GCAGGAATATCTGGTGATCAGCTGACTTTAGCTTTGGAACCTGAGGCAGCATCGTTGTATTGTCGAAAAGTTCCTGTTTCAGTGGAGACAACAAAGGATGGTGGAAAGGCTATTGCAGCAATGCAGAATGGATCACAGTACATCGTTTTCGACCAAGGAG GTGGTACTACAGATATAACAGTACATGAAGTAACTGGTCAGAATACACTGAAGGAAATTCACCAGGCTTGCGGAGGTCATTATGGTGGTACTACAGTCAATGCCGAATTCTACAAATTTTTGACGACCCTATTAAGTGGACCGGTAATAAAAGAGATTCGCGATAAGCATCCCTCCGAATATTTCGATTTTATGACAGCTTTCGAACACAAGAAGACATCATTCTCCGTTGATGAGAAATCCATGATAACTCTCAGGATTCCTGTTGTCTGGATGGAAGTGTTTAAAGACAACACAGATGAAACTTTAGAGGAAGCTATCTTGGATTCGGCCTACAATGGCAAAGTCACAATGCAGAAAGATAAACTAAGAATGAAATATGAACTTTTCCGCAAGTTTTTCGACTATTCAATTAACAATGTACTGAGAGTATTCGAAGACCTGTTTAAAAAACCAACAATAGCAAATATAAGAACAGTGTTGGCTGTTGGTGGTTATTCCGAATCACCTGTTCTTATAAACGCCATAAAAGAGAAGTTTCCAAAGCTTACAATTATAGTTCCGAAAGACCCAGGTCTCGCCGTGTTGAAAGGGGCAGTTTTGTATGGGTTCGAACCGCAGGCAATTACGGAAAGGGTATCACAATATACATACGGTGTAGCCATGCAGAAACCGTATGATCCGGATCTTTACGACGAAAGCAAAATTTCAACTATACGTGGACATGATGGTAAACGCATGGTTGATGACGTTTTTGATAAACATATCGAAATTGGAAAGGTTTGTAAAATTGGAGAATTTGAACAGGAGCACGATTACTACCCATTGGTTAATGAACATATTTATgcttattttgaattttatgcaaGCGAACTGAAATCGCCAAAATATACGACAGATCCAAAATGCCAAATGATAGGAACTTTTTCcgtgaaaatttcaaaagctgGTAAAATTTTTCTGAAGCTAAACGCCAGTGGTACAGAAATATTAGGAATAGTCCGCGAGGAAGAGACGGGAAAGGAAAGTCGTGCTTACTTTAGTTTGATGTAG